One segment of Candidatus Neomarinimicrobiota bacterium DNA contains the following:
- a CDS encoding NAD(P)/FAD-dependent oxidoreductase, which translates to MINKDVYDVIVIGAGPAGSMAAYYSKKNGANSVLLLERDREIGVPVRCGEAVSEMSLKKFVPDIDFRWVATIISEVRFVSPNGYIVDAYIPGRGFILNRRIFDHYLANEASNIGVEVLTRANVREVSDFENGYRNVYIDVLGEKYTIKGRIVIAADGVESRIARMVGINTYVQIKDMESCVQMHLGNINVKSNRIEFYLSKELAPGGYLWVFPKGKRDANVGLGISGDFSNSKHAIDYLTEFVKNRFPGASILTIVAGGVPCTKPLEKLVGDGFIVIGDAARQVNPMTGGGISLALASGKMAGELAGEAIKENDCSSDYLMRYQKNWLKKYGGEQKRYYRLKEFIRTLEDQELDDIAKNLFDTPPEKVTLTKIFTLAVRRKPSLLVDVAKVFAGL; encoded by the coding sequence ATGATCAATAAAGATGTATATGATGTTATTGTTATTGGTGCTGGACCAGCAGGTTCAATGGCGGCTTATTATTCAAAGAAAAATGGTGCAAATAGTGTTCTTCTTCTCGAAAGGGACCGTGAAATAGGCGTACCTGTGCGATGTGGCGAAGCTGTAAGTGAAATGTCCTTGAAGAAGTTTGTTCCTGACATTGACTTTAGGTGGGTTGCAACAATTATTAGTGAGGTGAGATTTGTTTCCCCAAATGGCTATATAGTTGACGCATATATACCAGGTAGAGGATTTATCCTTAATAGAAGGATTTTTGACCACTACTTGGCTAATGAAGCATCAAATATTGGGGTTGAGGTTTTGACGAGGGCTAATGTCAGAGAGGTTTCGGATTTTGAGAATGGTTATAGGAATGTATATATAGATGTTTTAGGTGAAAAGTATACAATAAAAGGTAGAATTGTAATTGCTGCAGATGGTGTAGAATCTCGAATAGCAAGAATGGTTGGTATCAATACATATGTACAAATTAAAGATATGGAATCCTGTGTACAAATGCATTTAGGCAATATTAATGTTAAATCAAATAGGATAGAGTTTTATCTATCAAAAGAGCTTGCACCAGGTGGCTATCTATGGGTTTTCCCGAAAGGAAAAAGGGATGCGAATGTTGGTCTTGGAATCAGTGGTGATTTTTCAAATAGCAAACATGCGATAGATTATTTAACCGAATTTGTTAAGAATAGATTTCCGGGTGCATCGATACTAACCATAGTAGCTGGTGGGGTACCATGTACTAAACCTCTTGAAAAATTGGTAGGCGACGGATTTATAGTCATTGGAGATGCTGCTAGACAAGTAAATCCTATGACAGGAGGGGGTATATCTCTAGCCTTAGCATCGGGTAAAATGGCGGGCGAATTAGCTGGTGAGGCAATAAAGGAAAATGATTGTAGTTCAGATTATCTAATGCGTTATCAAAAGAATTGGTTAAAGAAATATGGAGGTGAACAAAAAAGATATTATAGATTAAAAGAATTTATCAGAACCCTTGAGGATCAAGAACTTGATGATATTGCAAAGAATCTATTCGATACGCCACCAGAAAAAGTTACGTTAACAAAAATATTTACCCTTGCAGTTAGACGCAAACCTTCTCTTTTAGTGGATGTAGCGAAAGTGTTTGCTGGATTATAA
- a CDS encoding UbiA family prenyltransferase: protein MKLKVPERLVKPLDYLFIFRPTLFFPVWIITLAGYSAFFTSKNETLWWVTNFNLKIVLNLLFVTVLSGAVFIFNQLKDINTDKINKKLFLVSEQYVNPETASKIAIISLIISYIYFIITFQFIALVILILFGALWGYFYNFEPFRLKDRPILGFFANIGGSLLLFVAGWSTAGALNFDTLLFSVPYVFALSSVTLLTMLPDYNGDAISGKNTFPVKYGKSITIYLSVIFVFLALIFGIYVDDPVISLPSLLSIPLFVILLFKNNLPSIFRCIRYPILFLGLTLCVQFPYFFILLALNYYLSRIYYTSRFNLDYPTFKVD, encoded by the coding sequence ATGAAGCTTAAAGTACCAGAAAGATTAGTAAAGCCTTTAGATTATTTGTTTATTTTTAGGCCGACACTATTTTTCCCTGTATGGATAATTACTCTTGCTGGATATTCTGCATTTTTTACTTCTAAAAATGAAACATTGTGGTGGGTTACAAATTTTAACTTGAAAATAGTTCTAAACTTGCTTTTTGTTACAGTGCTTTCAGGCGCAGTGTTTATCTTTAATCAGTTAAAAGATATTAATACTGATAAGATTAATAAAAAATTGTTTTTAGTGTCAGAGCAATACGTAAATCCGGAAACTGCAAGTAAAATTGCGATTATCTCCTTAATAATTTCATATATTTATTTTATTATTACTTTCCAATTCATCGCTCTGGTCATATTGATTTTGTTTGGTGCTTTATGGGGATATTTTTATAATTTTGAACCTTTCAGACTAAAAGATAGACCAATTCTTGGATTTTTTGCTAATATTGGTGGAAGCCTCTTACTTTTTGTTGCTGGCTGGAGCACGGCAGGAGCATTAAATTTCGACACTTTATTATTTTCGGTACCTTATGTTTTTGCATTAAGTTCTGTAACTCTATTGACAATGCTTCCTGATTATAATGGTGATGCAATATCAGGTAAAAATACATTTCCAGTAAAATATGGTAAAAGTATAACAATTTATTTGTCAGTTATTTTTGTATTCCTTGCGCTTATTTTTGGAATTTATGTAGATGATCCTGTTATAAGTCTACCATCTTTACTTTCCATACCTCTTTTTGTAATATTATTGTTTAAAAATAATCTACCATCGATATTTCGGTGTATAAGATATCCGATTCTATTTTTGGGGCTTACTTTATGTGTGCAGTTTCCATATTTCTTTATATTATTAGCATTAAATTACTATCTGTCAAGGATTTATTATACATCAAGATTTAATCTTGATTATCCTACATTTAAAGTTGATTAG
- a CDS encoding 4Fe-4S binding protein — protein sequence MIVVNESLCDLCGTCIGVCPQNCMELFETRIIIDNEKCIECLNCVDICPFRAINQQKEEDVRV from the coding sequence ATGATTGTTGTAAATGAATCATTGTGTGATCTTTGCGGAACCTGTATAGGAGTATGTCCACAAAACTGCATGGAACTTTTTGAGACAAGGATTATCATTGATAATGAAAAGTGTATCGAATGCCTTAATTGTGTTGATATATGTCCATTCCGAGCAATTAATCAACAAAAAGAAGAGGACGTTAGGGTATGA
- a CDS encoding DEAD/DEAH box helicase family protein — protein sequence MDIKWEDLGLESFVIMDFETTGLNPCTDSIIEFALARYEKGVLREKFSSLCKPDSEIPEEITKITGITNDMVKNKPNFRKFVKDIIDFIGYQPIIGHNISFDLRFFKAQLDRMNIKIDFSDFLIIDTLLLSRTFLFYLPGFSLSSICSSLDIKGFEFHGAVDDVTATGEIFSRIIPSVLSFEEDVLKVLYYILEDTSDPHKYFFKKIIDYRIRNSFMINQNHSECDWIAPENIIENDDNNCQLSSLQNVYSYFKKDSQIKALIEGFEERDEQISMVNDIVDALENEKFAIIEAGTGVGKSLAYLLPTLIWSGLNKNEKVVIACNTKALQGQLFYKDMPILLKDIKLPGRAVLLKGRGNYICLTRWNRVLDNLQRYLGSYNRTGILPIVTWLSKTKTGDISENSGFLNSDGYSNVWKEICSMPGYCTTSVCSKYNGCFLGKIRRKLNDSNLIIVNHSLLLSDTGMGKKIIPDYSVLVIDEAHNLVKNTYDSLTVEISLNEIRSLLDRIYNARKEKHGILDEIEILSKRVILSDEYVRIEKYFDNAKDMIDKLKPLFFQLFAEMIAVVRRKIDDFEKFLSYGDKKRYKSFVDVFGNHIKEKIDSLILASRNLYETLNKIYETLNSTLFKFGIHDNEIVVEYRNTIDNLCSLVEAMEIVANDEASEDFIKWYYIKGDGNEYNLSLNYSKFDVSDYLYSNLFNDLKTAILTSATIRVNNEFEYFLDRTGLNKIDKDRIITSTISSPFDYENQLVFFSYHSDKNELNSLNELSNLIIELSITYRKGTLVLFTSIEAMKRVYDKINSILSSNGIEVLVQTKRISKEVLLDRFRRNKGSVLLGTDIFWEGIDIVGDSLQILIIQKLPFDVPSDPLVEAYCEKLEKDGKDYFIDYYIPEAIIKFRQGFGRLIRSKSDIGIVINFDNRIDTKYYGRFFKDALPVKVVKVRGIGATLELSGRFFSSRE from the coding sequence ATGGATATAAAATGGGAAGATCTTGGTCTCGAATCCTTTGTTATAATGGATTTTGAGACTACAGGTTTAAATCCCTGTACCGACTCTATAATAGAATTTGCCCTTGCAAGGTACGAGAAGGGAGTTCTAAGAGAAAAGTTTTCTTCCCTTTGTAAACCTGATTCTGAAATACCAGAAGAAATAACAAAAATTACCGGTATTACAAATGATATGGTGAAAAATAAGCCTAACTTTAGAAAATTTGTTAAAGACATTATCGATTTTATTGGATATCAACCAATTATTGGTCATAATATATCTTTTGACTTGAGATTTTTTAAAGCACAATTGGATAGGATGAACATAAAAATTGATTTTAGCGACTTTTTAATTATCGATACGTTATTACTTTCAAGGACATTTTTATTTTATTTACCAGGATTTAGCCTTTCATCAATTTGTTCAAGTTTAGACATTAAAGGATTTGAGTTTCACGGAGCTGTCGATGATGTAACTGCAACGGGTGAAATTTTTAGTAGAATAATACCAAGCGTTTTGAGTTTTGAAGAAGATGTGTTGAAAGTTTTATACTATATACTAGAAGATACTAGCGATCCACATAAATACTTTTTTAAAAAAATTATTGATTATAGAATCCGAAATAGCTTTATGATTAATCAAAATCATAGCGAATGTGATTGGATAGCGCCTGAAAATATTATAGAGAATGATGATAATAACTGTCAACTGTCATCATTGCAGAACGTATATAGTTATTTCAAAAAAGATAGTCAAATAAAGGCACTAATTGAGGGTTTTGAAGAGAGGGATGAACAAATTTCAATGGTAAATGACATTGTAGATGCACTTGAAAATGAAAAGTTTGCAATAATAGAAGCAGGTACTGGTGTTGGTAAAAGTTTAGCCTATTTATTGCCAACTCTAATCTGGTCAGGTTTGAATAAAAATGAAAAGGTGGTGATAGCATGTAATACAAAGGCACTACAGGGGCAGCTATTTTATAAAGACATGCCAATTCTATTAAAAGACATTAAACTGCCCGGTCGTGCAGTGCTTTTAAAAGGAAGAGGTAATTATATTTGTTTAACGAGGTGGAATAGAGTTTTAGACAATTTACAGAGGTATCTAGGAAGCTACAATAGAACCGGAATTTTGCCTATAGTAACTTGGCTTTCAAAAACTAAAACAGGTGATATATCAGAAAATTCAGGTTTCTTAAACTCAGATGGATATTCAAATGTCTGGAAGGAGATATGTTCCATGCCCGGCTACTGCACAACCTCTGTTTGCAGTAAATATAATGGCTGTTTTCTGGGGAAGATAAGGCGAAAATTAAATGATTCAAACCTGATAATTGTAAATCATTCACTACTTTTATCTGATACTGGAATGGGTAAAAAAATTATCCCAGATTATTCTGTGCTTGTTATAGATGAAGCGCATAACCTTGTAAAGAATACCTACGATAGTCTAACCGTTGAGATTTCTCTAAACGAAATAAGGAGTTTATTGGATAGAATTTATAATGCCAGAAAAGAAAAACATGGGATACTAGATGAGATAGAAATACTATCAAAAAGAGTAATCTTATCCGATGAGTACGTTCGCATAGAAAAATATTTTGATAATGCTAAAGATATGATAGATAAATTAAAACCTTTATTTTTTCAACTATTTGCTGAAATGATTGCTGTTGTTAGAAGGAAGATAGATGATTTTGAAAAATTCCTTTCTTATGGTGATAAAAAAAGATATAAAAGTTTTGTAGATGTCTTTGGCAATCATATAAAAGAAAAAATTGATTCCTTAATCTTAGCATCGAGAAATTTATATGAAACCCTTAATAAAATTTATGAGACATTGAATAGTACACTGTTTAAGTTTGGTATTCATGATAACGAAATAGTGGTGGAATATAGAAATACCATAGATAACCTTTGTTCATTAGTTGAGGCTATGGAAATAGTAGCGAATGATGAGGCGAGTGAAGATTTTATAAAATGGTACTACATAAAAGGAGATGGGAATGAGTATAATCTGAGCCTTAATTATTCAAAATTTGATGTATCAGATTATTTGTATTCAAATCTATTCAATGATTTGAAAACGGCAATATTAACATCTGCTACAATCAGAGTTAATAATGAGTTTGAATATTTTCTGGATAGAACTGGTTTGAATAAAATTGATAAAGACAGGATAATTACAAGTACTATAAGTTCACCCTTTGATTATGAAAATCAACTGGTATTTTTTAGTTATCATAGCGATAAAAACGAACTTAATTCATTAAATGAGTTATCAAATCTGATAATCGAATTGAGTATTACGTATAGAAAAGGTACACTCGTTCTTTTCACGTCAATAGAAGCGATGAAAAGAGTTTATGATAAAATAAATTCAATATTATCATCAAATGGAATTGAGGTCCTGGTACAAACAAAACGTATATCAAAGGAGGTTTTACTAGATAGGTTCAGGAGAAATAAAGGATCTGTGCTACTTGGGACTGATATTTTCTGGGAAGGAATTGATATTGTTGGTGATTCATTACAGATATTGATTATTCAAAAATTACCATTTGATGTACCATCTGATCCTTTAGTGGAAGCTTACTGTGAGAAGCTGGAAAAAGATGGCAAAGACTATTTTATTGATTATTATATTCCTGAAGCAATTATTAAATTTAGGCAGGGGTTTGGAAGACTAATAAGGTCAAAAAGTGATATAGGAATTGTTATTAATTTTGACAATAG